The Pantoea phytobeneficialis genomic sequence GCCACGGAGGATATCGGTCTGGCGGGTGCCGGACAGGCGGCCCGCGCACAGGATGCATCAACATTGATGACCAACCCGGCGGGGATGACACGCCTGCCAGACCGGATGATCACCGGCGGCTTGCAGGCATTGTATGGCGATACCCCCTACACCCTCGACAATGATGCTGCCCTACGCGGCAACAGCCCCGGCAACACCATTGGCTGGTTTCCTGGGGCCAGCCTGTTTTACCACCAGCGGCTGAATGACCGTTGGTCGGCAGGCATTGGTTTATATGGTAACTACGGACTCGGGCTGGATTTTGGCAACTGGGCCGGTGATCGACTGATCAAAAAAAGCACGCTGGTCGGTATGACGCTCAGTCCGGCGATTGCCTGGAAAATCAATGATCGACTCTCCTGGGGGTTGGGACTGGGGATCAACTACGGTTTTCTCTCGCTGACGCGCAATGTGGATGGGCAGGATGAGAAAACGACCGATCATGACTGGGCGCTGAATTTTCGCACCGGGTTGTTGATGCAGGTGACCGAGGCGACCCGCGTCGGCCTGACCTATACCAGCAAAACCGAATACCACTTCAATATCAACGGAGAAGCACGCTTCCCGCAGTTGGATAATGTCTCTTATACCTTGCCGATTGCCGCTCAGGTTAATACGCCCGCGCAATTAATGCTGAGTGCCGTGCATGACCTCAATCAACAATGGTCACTGCTAGCGGATCTGGGCTGGCAGGACTGGAGTGCTTACGGGGCAAATCAGACCACGGTCAGCGGTCAACCGCTGACGCGGGAAAATAAACTGCACGATACCTGGCATACCGCTTTCGGCGTGCAATTTCGCCCGAATGATCAATGGCGTTTCAATACCGGTATTGCTTACGACAGCAGTTTCTATAAAAACCAGGATGACACCTCCATGACCATGCCTTCTGGGGCTACCTGGCGTTACGGCATTGGCGCGCAATATCAATTAACCGCGTCCAACAATATCGGTGCGGCCTTTGAGTATCTCAATATGGAATCATCGTCAGTCGCCTCGCCATTGGTAAAAGGCAGCTATCAGGATCCCAACATCTATTTTTTTAGCATCAATTACAGCTACCAGTTCTGATGGAGAACCGACGATGAAAAACAGTGTTTATCTTCTATGCTGGCTGCTGTTACTTATTCCACTAAGGTTATTCAGCGCCGAACCGCGTCAGTCACCCACTCTCAAGGAGCAGGCGCGCACCTTGACCTTGCTGAATCAACCGGTGGTGATGTTGCAGGCGGGCTTTGGCCTGACTACGCCGGAAGAACGGGTACAACGCATCGTCAAACTGCTACGCACACTCACGGTCACCGATCTACAACAACCGGTCGAGACACAACTGTTGACGCGTTATCACCAGCAAGCCGTCGTATTCTCGGTCAATAAGAAACCCTTTATGGTGTTGGTCCAGGCCGACCTCGATGAAGGAGATGATTTGACGTTGACGCAGGCCGCCGAGGTCGTACGCCAGCGTCTCGAAACTTTACGCCTGTCGTTAAAAGAACAATATTCTCCCCGTTATATCCTGGCCTCGGTGGCAAAAAGTCTGGTGGGTGCTGCGGCGTTGATCCTGCTTTTGGTGCTGTGCTGGCGTCTGGCTCAATGGCTGGCACGCAGTGAAACAACCCGCCCGGTCAATCACAAAACTCTCCTGCCCGTATCGGTACACAGTTTTCTCGGGCCGCTGCGTATCCGCATTTATCAAACCTTGTTGACGATCATCTGCCTCGGTGCGGGTTATTTGTGGTTGAGTTGGGTGCTGCGCATATTTCCCTACACGCGTGTCTGGGGCATGGATTTGGGTAATTACGCGTTGGGCCTGTTGCAGAGTATCGGGATTGCCGTGCTGGCAGCATTGCCAGGGTTGTTTATTGTCGCGGTAATTTTCCTGATTACCGCTTTTATCACCCGCATCATTCGGCTGGTGCTGCGACGCGTGGAGCACGGCAATCTGCATGTTCCCGGTTTACATCCGGCAACGGTTGGTGTGACGCGGCGATTAATCAGCGTGGCTATCTGGTTGTTTGCCCTGTCAGCGGCATACCCCTTTCTGCCGGGGGCCAATTCGCTGGCTTTCAAAGGTATCAGCGTATTCTTTGGTCTGATGTTGACGTTGGGTTCAGCGGGCATCATGAATCACGCCATGAGTGGTCTGGTGCTGACTTACTCGCGTGCGTTACGCAAAGGTGATGTCATTCGTATCAATGATAATGAAGGCGTTGTCACTGAGGTCGGTATGTTGTCAACCAAACTGTTAACGCGGGAAAATTACGAAGTCACCGTACCCAATGCCGTGGTGGTCAGCGGTAAAATTACCAATCTTAGTTCGGCCCAGAAAGGGGTTGGTATTAACCTGACCACCAGCGTCACCATCGGGTATGACACCCCCTGGCGTCAGGTTCACAGCATGCTGGAACTGGCGGCCAACAGAACGCGCATCATTGATCATGGTGAACCGCCGCTGGTACGACAACTGGCATTGATGGATTGGTACATCGCCTATGAACTTCAGGTAAATCTGCCGGTGGGGAGTTCACTCGCCGCCGCCAGAACCGAGTTGCACAGCCATATCCAGGATGTGTTCAACGAATTTGGCGTTCAGATTATGTCGCCGAACTTCATCGCGCAGCCGGAAGGAACGGTCGGGGTCAAACCCGAGAATTGGTTTACCCCTCCGGCACACAGGCCCGATATGGATGTTAGCTGACCCAGCGATTTCTCCCCCGCTGTTTGGCACGATACAACGCCTGATCGGCTTGCGTGATCAATTGCTCCGCGCTGACGCCAGGGGCTGCGCTGGCGATACCCTGACTGACAGTGACATGTGTCGCCACGTCTGACGCCGCATGTTCTAATCCCCGCTGCTGCAATTGCTGCTGAATACGTTCTGCCACGGATTCGGCCTGAGCTGTGGTGGCATCCAGCAACATCACGACAAATTCCTCACCGCCATAACGGCCGACCACATCCTCCGGGGTGCGTACCGCATCTTTCAATACCGCCGCCACCGCTGCAAGGCACGCATCGCCCGCCTGATGACCATAGGTGTCGTTGTAGCGTTTGAAGTAGTCAACATCCAGCATGATGAGACTAAAAGGCCGCTGCTGACTGATCGCCTGTGCCAGATGTTGTTCCAGCGCCCGGCGGTTAGCGGTTGCGGTTAAGGCATCCTGATGTGCCAGCAAATCCAGCCGCGAAATCAGCAGTTGATTCTGTTCATAGCGCAGCCAGGCTTCATTAAACCAGCGCAACAGAATGTAGCGCCCATAGAGCAGGATCAGTGTGAAGATCAGCCAGATAATGGCAAAACGATGATTAATACTTTGATTTAACTGGAAACTGGCAACCGGTATGGCTAGCCAGAGTGGCAACAGATAGCACAGCAGCCCTGCGGGATAAAAATAGAGCGCGGCTGTCGCCGTTAACAATAAAATAATGCCTAGCGGATAAGCAAAAGGGAGCTGCCAGTAAACGACGAAGCAGTAGCCGCAAAGTGCCCAGATCAGGCTAATCAATGTTAATAGCACCAGCCGCATCCCTTTTATCAAAAGTAAAAACAAAGAAGCAGCAATGATTAAATAGATACCCGTTTCAATAATGGGGATCAGTGCCTGATGTGTCAGCAAGCTGGTATCAAATTGATCGAATAATTGGTCACGTAAAGCGATGAGCAAGGCAAAGCTAATATTAACGAAGGCCAACCAGGGCAGACTTTGCGATAAAGCCTGCCTGACCATGACATCACGATTGTGCCAGCGAGTGGCGGGATGTGGCGAAGAACGCCGACGCTGCGTTTGAGAACTGTTCACCTGGCATCCTTAACATTGACGTTTTGATAAACAGTTTATCTCTTCAGCAACAGCTAGGAGGTTTTATTCAGCGTAATTTCGGCGTTGTACTCTTTGTGCAGTCTACGCGCCTGAATAAATACCGATTTCCAGTACGGATTGTTTAATGAGGAACGCATCACACCCTGGCTGGCCGAGGCATGGAGGAATTGTTGATCGGTGTCGTAAAAACCCACATGCAGTTCATTCTTGATGCGGAAAAATACCAGATCGCCCGGCTGCATATGCCCCGGTTGCACCCGTTCACCCAT encodes the following:
- a CDS encoding OmpP1/FadL family transporter; its protein translation is MRRINLSLCCLLLTGTSHASGLYLYEIATEDIGLAGAGQAARAQDASTLMTNPAGMTRLPDRMITGGLQALYGDTPYTLDNDAALRGNSPGNTIGWFPGASLFYHQRLNDRWSAGIGLYGNYGLGLDFGNWAGDRLIKKSTLVGMTLSPAIAWKINDRLSWGLGLGINYGFLSLTRNVDGQDEKTTDHDWALNFRTGLLMQVTEATRVGLTYTSKTEYHFNINGEARFPQLDNVSYTLPIAAQVNTPAQLMLSAVHDLNQQWSLLADLGWQDWSAYGANQTTVSGQPLTRENKLHDTWHTAFGVQFRPNDQWRFNTGIAYDSSFYKNQDDTSMTMPSGATWRYGIGAQYQLTASNNIGAAFEYLNMESSSVASPLVKGSYQDPNIYFFSINYSYQF
- a CDS encoding mechanosensitive ion channel family protein, with the translated sequence MKNSVYLLCWLLLLIPLRLFSAEPRQSPTLKEQARTLTLLNQPVVMLQAGFGLTTPEERVQRIVKLLRTLTVTDLQQPVETQLLTRYHQQAVVFSVNKKPFMVLVQADLDEGDDLTLTQAAEVVRQRLETLRLSLKEQYSPRYILASVAKSLVGAAALILLLVLCWRLAQWLARSETTRPVNHKTLLPVSVHSFLGPLRIRIYQTLLTIICLGAGYLWLSWVLRIFPYTRVWGMDLGNYALGLLQSIGIAVLAALPGLFIVAVIFLITAFITRIIRLVLRRVEHGNLHVPGLHPATVGVTRRLISVAIWLFALSAAYPFLPGANSLAFKGISVFFGLMLTLGSAGIMNHAMSGLVLTYSRALRKGDVIRINDNEGVVTEVGMLSTKLLTRENYEVTVPNAVVVSGKITNLSSAQKGVGINLTTSVTIGYDTPWRQVHSMLELAANRTRIIDHGEPPLVRQLALMDWYIAYELQVNLPVGSSLAAARTELHSHIQDVFNEFGVQIMSPNFIAQPEGTVGVKPENWFTPPAHRPDMDVS
- a CDS encoding GGDEF domain-containing protein; translated protein: MVRQALSQSLPWLAFVNISFALLIALRDQLFDQFDTSLLTHQALIPIIETGIYLIIAASLFLLLIKGMRLVLLTLISLIWALCGYCFVVYWQLPFAYPLGIILLLTATAALYFYPAGLLCYLLPLWLAIPVASFQLNQSINHRFAIIWLIFTLILLYGRYILLRWFNEAWLRYEQNQLLISRLDLLAHQDALTATANRRALEQHLAQAISQQRPFSLIMLDVDYFKRYNDTYGHQAGDACLAAVAAVLKDAVRTPEDVVGRYGGEEFVVMLLDATTAQAESVAERIQQQLQQRGLEHAASDVATHVTVSQGIASAAPGVSAEQLITQADQALYRAKQRGRNRWVS